One part of the Glycine soja cultivar W05 chromosome 11, ASM419377v2, whole genome shotgun sequence genome encodes these proteins:
- the LOC114374957 gene encoding pentatricopeptide repeat-containing protein At1g53600, mitochondrial: MKQHSRTLHKRITKLNLFQSKLNQSHNNDSINSGGKGSKFFIQCNTQIAENGRNGNVKEAESIFHKMPIKNTASWTAMLTAFAQNGQIKNARRLFDEMPQRTTVSYNAMISAYIRNGCNVGKAYELFSVLAERNLVSYAAMIMGFVKAGKFHMAEKLYRETPYEFRDPACSNALINGYLKMGEVNEALRVFENMGERDVVSWSAMVDGLCRDGRVAAARDLFDRMPDRNVVSWSAMIDGYMGEGFFQEGFCLFMDMKREGLVEVNSTTMTIMFKACGNCGRMSEGMQIHGLVSRLGFEFDNVLSNSVITMYCMLGCTDMADKVFCTVSDKDIVTWNSLISGYIHNNEVEAAYRVFGRMPVKDVISWTAMIAGFTKSGRVENAIELFNMLPAKDDFVWTAIISGFVNNKEYEEALHWYARMIWEGCKPNPLTISSVLAASAALVALNEGLQIHTYILKMNLEYNLSIQNSLISFYSKSGNVVDAYRIFLDVIEPNVISYNSIISGFAQNGFGDEALGIYKKMQSEGHEPNHVTFLAVLSACTHAGLVDEGWNIFNTMKSHYGIEPEADHYACMVDIFGRAGLLDEAIDLIRSMPFKPHSGVWGAILGASKTHLRLDLAKLAAQHITDLEPKNATPYVVLSNMYSAAGKKIDGDLVKMAKNLKGIKKSPGCSWITMKDKVHLFLAGDQSHGSIEEIKTTILTMDREMQWLYHCGC; this comes from the coding sequence ATGAAGCAGCACTCCAGAACCTTACACAAACGTATCACTAAGTTGAACCTCTTCCAGTCCAAGCTTAATCAGAGCCATAATAATGACTCCATAAACAGTGGTGGTAAAGGCAGCAAGTTTTTTATTCAATGCAACACTCAGATAGCAGAGAATGGACGAAACGGCAACGTCAAAGAGGCAGAATCCATATTCCACAAGATGCCCATAAAGAACACTGCCTCTTGGACTGCCATGCTCACTGCCTTTGCGCAAAATGGCCAAATAAAAAATGCCCGCAGATTGTTCGATGAAATGCCTCAACGAACCACTGTCTCATATAACGCCATGATCTCTGCTTATATCCGCAATGGTTGCAATGTAGGCAAAGCTTATGAGCTTTTTTCAGTGTTGGCTGAACGCAACTTGGTGTCATATGCTGCCATGATCATGGGTTTTGTTAAGGCAGGGAAGTTCCACATGGCTGAGAAACTGTACCGTGAGACCCCATATGAGTTCCGGGACCCTGCTTGCTCAAATGCATTGATAAATGGGTATTTGAAGATGGGTGAAGTAAATGAGGCGTTGCGGGTTTTTGAGAACATGGGAGAGAGGGATGTGGTGTCTTGGAGTGCCATGGTTGATGGTTTGTGCAGGGATGGGAGGGTAGCTGCTGCTAGGGACCTGTTTGACAGGATGCCTGACAGAAATGTGGTTTCTTGGAGTGCGATGATAGATGGGTATATGGGAGAAGGTTTCTTTCAAGAGgggttttgtttgtttatgGATATGAAGAGGGAAGGTCTGGTTGAAGTTAATTCCACTACAATGACTATAATGTTTAAAGCATGTGGAAATTGTGGCAGGATGTCAGAGGGCATGCAGATACATGGGTTGGTTTCACGCTTGGGATTTGAATTTGACAATGTTCTGAGTAATTCTGTTATTACTATGTATTGTATGCTTGGTTGCACAGACATGGCAGATAAAGTATTTTGTACTGTGAGTGACAAGGACATAGTTACATGGAATTCTTTAATTTCCGGATATATTCATAACAATGAAGTGGAAGCTGCTTATAGGGTGTTTGGGAGGATGCCTGTGAAAGATGTGATTTCTTGGACGGCCATGATTGCGGGGTTCACTAAGAGTGGAAGAGTTGAAAATGCTATAGAACTTTTTAATATGTTACCAGCAAAGGATGATTTTGTTTGGACAGCTATTATATCAGGGTTTGTGAATAATAAGGAGTATGAGGAAGCTTTGCATTGGTATGCTCGGATGATTTGGGAAGGATGCAAGCCTAATCCGTTAACTATTAGCAGTGTTCTAGCAGCTTCAGCTGCTTTGGTGGCACTGAATGAAGGGCTTCAAATTCATACttatattctgaaaatgaaCCTAGAGTATAATTTATCTATACAGAACTCTCTTATATCATTCTACTCTAAGTCTGGGAATGTAGTTGATGCCTACAGGATTTTCTTAGATGTCATTGAACCAAATGTTATCTCTTATAACTCAATCATCAGTGGGTTTGCACAAAATGGCTTTGGTGACGAGGCTCTCGGTATCTATAAAAAGATGCAGAGTGAAGGCCATGAACCCAACCATGTTACTTTCCTTGCTGTTCTCTCTGCCTGTACTCATGCAGGACTAGTTGATGAGGGGTGGAACATATTTAACACCATGAAATCACATTATGGAATTGAGCCAGAAGCTGATCATTACGCTTGCATGGTTGATATCTTTGGTCGTGCTGGTTTGCTAGATGAAGCTATTGATTTAATCCGTTCAATGCCATTTAAGCCCCATTCTGGAGTTTGGGGGGCTATTCTTGGTGCAAGCAAGACTCACCTACGTCTCGACCTTGCTAAGCTTGCAGCTCAACACATTACTGACCTGGAGCCTAAAAATGCAACTCCTTATGTGGTATTATCTAACATGTATTCTGCTGCTGGGAA